The Streptomyces sp. NBC_01244 genome contains a region encoding:
- a CDS encoding DegT/DnrJ/EryC1/StrS family aminotransferase produces MALLQPTLAAPAVPSRSWSIPAEGHARRVRALRREVHRIADEVIDAGTFHFGPQTARLEQRIAAHWGGAAVATTSCTQALTLALRVAGVRPGDEVVLPAATFAATAFAVCEAGAVPVVVDVAEPSLTLCPQALRAAITPRTRAVIAVHLHGHMADMPQILAVGREHGLAVVEDCAQAAGAALDGRAAGTWGDFGCFSFWVGKCVGGLADGGAVVTDSAERATRLRRLTDMGRERGQRHVHRDRGARARLGELDAGLIALELERQPAWLARRSAIASHYSEAFADLPVAAPQVLPGYQHAYYKFAVACPDPVGLGEFLAGRGIETEQVYPYLLPDQPAFQHMEYRSRVTSRSAGAARRLCLPAYAELSDGEVERVALAVRDFATGAMGRKA; encoded by the coding sequence ATGGCGCTCCTTCAACCCACCCTTGCCGCACCCGCGGTGCCGTCCCGGAGCTGGAGCATCCCGGCCGAGGGCCATGCCCGCCGGGTACGCGCCCTCCGGCGGGAGGTGCATCGAATAGCCGACGAGGTGATCGACGCCGGGACATTCCACTTCGGGCCGCAGACCGCGCGCCTGGAGCAGCGGATCGCCGCGCACTGGGGCGGGGCGGCCGTGGCCACCACCTCCTGCACGCAGGCTTTGACGCTCGCCCTGCGCGTGGCCGGGGTGCGGCCCGGGGACGAAGTCGTGCTGCCTGCCGCCACGTTCGCCGCGACGGCGTTCGCGGTCTGTGAAGCCGGGGCCGTGCCCGTGGTCGTGGATGTGGCCGAACCTTCGCTCACCCTGTGCCCGCAGGCGCTGCGCGCTGCGATCACCCCTCGGACCCGGGCGGTGATCGCCGTCCATCTGCACGGCCACATGGCCGACATGCCCCAAATCCTGGCCGTCGGCCGCGAACACGGCCTGGCCGTGGTGGAGGACTGCGCCCAGGCCGCCGGTGCGGCCCTCGACGGTCGAGCGGCCGGTACCTGGGGCGACTTCGGCTGCTTCTCGTTCTGGGTCGGCAAGTGCGTCGGCGGCCTCGCCGACGGCGGCGCCGTCGTCACGGACTCCGCCGAGCGCGCCACCCGGCTGCGCCGGCTCACCGACATGGGACGCGAAAGGGGTCAGCGGCACGTCCACCGCGACCGGGGCGCCCGGGCCCGGCTCGGGGAGCTCGACGCCGGCTTGATCGCCCTGGAGCTGGAGCGCCAACCGGCGTGGCTGGCACGCCGCTCCGCCATCGCCTCGCACTACTCCGAGGCCTTCGCCGACCTGCCGGTGGCGGCGCCGCAGGTGCTGCCCGGGTACCAACACGCCTACTACAAGTTCGCGGTGGCCTGCCCGGACCCGGTCGGGCTCGGCGAATTTCTGGCGGGTCGTGGCATCGAGACCGAGCAGGTCTACCCCTATCTGCTCCCGGACCAGCCTGCCTTCCAGCACATGGAGTACCGCAGCAGGGTCACCAGCCGGTCGGCGGGCGCCGCTCGCCGACTGTGCCTGCCGGCCTACGCGGAACTCAGCGACGGCGAGGTGGAGAGAGTCGCTCTCGCGGTCCGGGACTTCGCGACTGGAGCGATGGGAAGGAAGGCGTGA
- a CDS encoding bestrophin-like domain, with protein MALWLLDHLSTFALALLMVGAIVLVAVAGSALARRRSPRLAEGEHNEMVGVVLGMFGAIYGIILAFVVVTLWTQLDHTRAVVSQEATDISPVVRDTRSFPPAERARIDRAVSDYVHAVVEVQWPKMRAGRPSFDITSQQVGEMYDALQAYDPKTARDQAFYEQAVTRLNDAAAMRRERINIATIELPVLLQVLVYGGALVIILLTSLYGLRSLKMQFLFVASVAGLIGFSLLLVLVLDRPFVGDLTVSPEPFKESSLSPFWPQDRAGPP; from the coding sequence GTGGCGCTGTGGCTGCTCGACCACCTGAGCACGTTCGCGCTGGCGCTGCTCATGGTCGGTGCGATCGTGCTCGTTGCCGTGGCGGGCAGCGCGCTCGCCCGCCGCCGGTCTCCCCGCCTGGCCGAGGGCGAGCACAACGAGATGGTCGGCGTCGTGCTGGGCATGTTCGGCGCGATCTACGGGATCATCCTCGCTTTCGTGGTCGTCACCCTGTGGACCCAGCTGGACCACACCCGGGCCGTGGTCTCGCAGGAAGCCACCGACATCTCCCCGGTCGTCCGCGACACCCGGTCCTTCCCGCCCGCGGAGCGGGCGCGGATCGACAGGGCGGTGAGCGACTACGTTCACGCCGTGGTCGAGGTGCAGTGGCCGAAGATGCGTGCCGGCCGGCCGAGTTTCGACATCACCTCCCAACAGGTCGGAGAGATGTACGACGCACTGCAGGCCTACGATCCGAAGACGGCGCGCGACCAGGCCTTCTACGAGCAAGCCGTCACGCGGCTCAACGACGCGGCCGCCATGCGGCGGGAACGGATCAACATCGCCACGATCGAGCTGCCGGTGCTGCTCCAGGTCCTGGTCTACGGCGGCGCGCTGGTCATCATCCTGCTGACCTCCCTCTACGGCCTGCGAAGCCTGAAGATGCAATTCCTCTTCGTGGCGAGCGTCGCCGGACTGATCGGCTTCAGCCTGCTCCTGGTCCTGGTCCTCGACCGGCCCTTCGTAGGCGATCTCACCGTGAGCCCCGAGCCGTTCAAGGAGTCGTCCTTGTCCCCGTTCTGGCCACAGGACCGGGCCGGCCCACCGTGA
- a CDS encoding bestrophin-like domain translates to MAGYFWPHSSQNSVSLLRPAPARCHVHGDGLGHSHRHVLRRLTQASASIPSAILWFLLATLAITVVALGISLPRRDNRGQLITLIVITALLTTALCIIRDVDRPFGGIINVEPTAITEAERQAIRDFTTNHPVSELPCDEQGKRKTA, encoded by the coding sequence ATTGCCGGGTACTTCTGGCCCCATTCCTCGCAGAACTCGGTCTCCTTACTGCGGCCTGCACCGGCCCGGTGCCACGTTCACGGCGATGGCCTGGGTCACTCCCACCGCCATGTCCTCCGGCGCCTCACCCAGGCCAGCGCCAGCATTCCCTCCGCGATCCTGTGGTTCCTGCTCGCCACCCTGGCCATCACCGTGGTGGCCCTCGGTATCAGTCTGCCCCGCCGCGACAACCGCGGCCAGCTCATCACGCTCATCGTGATCACCGCACTGCTCACCACGGCCCTATGCATCATCCGGGACGTCGACCGCCCCTTCGGCGGCATCATCAACGTCGAGCCCACAGCGATCACCGAAGCCGAACGCCAGGCCATCCGCGACTTCACCACCAACCACCCCGTCTCAGAGCTGCCCTGCGATGAGCAGGGCAAGCGCAAGACCGCCTGA
- a CDS encoding GDSL-type esterase/lipase family protein, whose product MSELSPTDAPSSGREIPIMIVGDSISHGSSGDWTWRYRLWKHLRAQHVELDLVGPKNTLDNIRTQEVGDGDHTYADPEFDTDHDAQWGRPYVSEKEEIEAKVAEHKPDYLLVLLGINDLVWYDADPPKFETNLREFITNARRGNARLAAAFGTVLETTRAVQEPEFALKVAGANERLRTVVKELSTEQSPLYIAETAAEFVAAKHTWDGTHPNPNGEIRIAAAFADVMASGFGIGTPYPRPYPDIAQVTAEAKETID is encoded by the coding sequence ATGTCCGAACTCTCACCGACAGACGCTCCGAGCTCCGGCCGCGAAATCCCGATCATGATCGTCGGCGACTCCATCAGCCACGGCAGCAGCGGCGACTGGACCTGGCGCTACCGCCTCTGGAAGCACCTGCGCGCCCAGCACGTCGAGCTCGACCTGGTCGGCCCGAAGAACACCCTCGACAACATCCGTACCCAGGAAGTCGGGGACGGGGACCACACCTACGCCGATCCCGAGTTCGACACCGACCACGACGCCCAGTGGGGCCGCCCCTACGTGAGTGAGAAGGAGGAGATCGAGGCCAAGGTCGCCGAACACAAGCCCGACTACCTGCTGGTCCTCCTCGGCATCAACGACCTCGTCTGGTACGACGCCGACCCGCCCAAGTTCGAGACGAACCTGCGCGAGTTCATCACCAACGCCCGCCGCGGCAACGCTCGCCTCGCCGCCGCCTTCGGCACCGTCCTGGAGACCACCCGCGCCGTCCAGGAACCCGAGTTCGCACTGAAGGTGGCCGGGGCCAACGAACGGCTGCGCACCGTGGTCAAGGAACTCTCCACCGAACAGTCCCCGCTGTACATCGCGGAGACGGCCGCCGAGTTCGTTGCCGCCAAGCACACCTGGGACGGCACCCACCCCAACCCCAACGGCGAGATCCGCATCGCCGCTGCCTTCGCCGACGTCATGGCATCCGGCTTCGGCATCGGCACGCCCTACCCGCGGCCCTACCCCGACATCGCCCAGGTGACGGCGGAAGCCAAGGAAACCATCGACTGA